GTATTATTCATAAAGTAATAACAACAGAGAAACTGGTCAAATTGGACCCAGATGGGAACAAGTCCGGTTTGTACATCAATTAATCTTTTTTCGGCCAACCCAGACCAGATTCATGCGTGTTATTGATGGCTTGAGAAGAACGCGGGAGCTGTGGGAAATATTTCTGTGTGATCAACAAGGAGGGAAAACATTCCTCCATGCTGCAGGCGGTTGAACCTCATAGCATGGCATGTCATCAGGCTGAGTCagagatgtttaaaaatgacgcCCTCAAGACAAACAACTCTTGGAATTAGTCTTGTGGAAAAAAGGGAAGCcaaatattttatgaatgaagCACTAAGCcgttgtgtttctgtctgacaGGTTGACCTCATGCCAGCCGACGTCGCCATGAGCATCAGCGCCAACGAACTGACGGAGCTGATGGAAATGTGGGAGGAGCTGAATTTAACGGCAGCCGAGCACTATGACAACCTCTCGCATGTGGAGACCTTCATGTGCTCGGGCAGCTTCAGCCACAGCGCCCTCCTCTACACCCTCTCCGTCCTCTACATCTTCATCTTCCTGGTCGGCCTGGCCGCCAACGCCCTGGTGGTTTGGGTCAACGTGCGCTCGGAGAGGAACCGCTACGAAACCCACCTGTACATCCTCAACTTGGCTGTGGCGGACCTGTGCGTCATGGCCACGCTGCCCATCTGGGTCAGCTCCCTCCTGCAGCAGGGCCACTGGCCGTTCGGCGAGGCCATCTGTAAAATCACCCACCTGGTCTTCAGCGTCAACCTCTTCAGCAGCATCTTCTTCCTCACTTGTATGAGTGTGGACCGCTACTTGTCTGTGGCACGGTTTGGCGATGCCTCCAACAGCCGCAAGAAGAAGATCATCCGACGGGCCATCTGCATGCTTGTTTGGTTGCTGGCATTGGCGGCATCCATTCCCGACACTTATTTCCTCCAGGCGGTCAAG
The DNA window shown above is from Myripristis murdjan chromosome 2, fMyrMur1.1, whole genome shotgun sequence and carries:
- the ackr3b gene encoding atypical chemokine receptor 3b, with the protein product MPADVAMSISANELTELMEMWEELNLTAAEHYDNLSHVETFMCSGSFSHSALLYTLSVLYIFIFLVGLAANALVVWVNVRSERNRYETHLYILNLAVADLCVMATLPIWVSSLLQQGHWPFGEAICKITHLVFSVNLFSSIFFLTCMSVDRYLSVARFGDASNSRKKKIIRRAICMLVWLLALAASIPDTYFLQAVKMSHSDSIICRPIYPSDSPREWMVGIQLSFIVLGFAIPFPVIAVFYLLLAGAIPPSSDQERRISRKIILTYIVVFLVCWLPYHGVLLVDTLSLLNVLPFNCKLENFLFVALHLTQCFSLVHCCVNPILYNFINRNYRYDLMKAFIFKYSTKTGLAKLIDASHPSETEYSVVAMDNSVPM